The nucleotide window CTAAGCCCCCCAAGCCCTCGGCCCCCTTTCGTGTCGTCTTCAACACCCGTGTTTCAATGTTTAAATTTCACTTGGCACTTCGATAATAGAGGCTGATGTTAACCTTGATGTCTGAATTTACATTAGAGCAAGTACTGTATATATCAAAAAGCATTCGATTATTACACAAGTACATGAATCTTTTAAGAATTAAAATATATCAATGGAAAACTAAATGGGAAACAACAACccaaaaaatttaaaagtacactacatttttaaaaaaagaacagaagaaactacagaaaattaattttaaaaaagtacaagtTAAAACTATATATTTGGGGGAAATACAAATAAAGGCATTTTGGCgataacatttaaaataaatccttAAAAAGTATCATTCATTAATTTGAAATACTCCTTATTGTTTTTTGAtgattttcctttcattttaaattttaaattcattctttactttatttttccaaatgaatataaataaaagaaaatattagttattattattatttttatgttctTATGTGCActtttgttaaatgtaaattcaggcatcaaggGCTTAACATACATGTACAATTGTGAAGCTTTTTGTCaacaaaaggcattttttttggatgtTCTGTGTCGTTTGTCTTTTTTAGCATGTCAGTGTAGTTGACCAAATCAGAGAGGGAATGATGCATACAGAATATTTACCTCGAAACATCATGTTCAGAGCAGTTTTAATTTACTTTAGGTTAACATTTGTACCTACAGTAAGTGTCAAAGGCAAGTCCTTATTTTTGCTATCTGCTGCATCTGGAATGCACTCAAGGATGCAAGAGGACTCCCAAATGGCCAAATCCCTTTGCAAAATACCCGCCAAGAGGCAACTTTGTCGTTTTCCTACCCTTGGCTTGTTTGTTGTGTCCCCTGGTGCTGCTAAACTTTTAATTGGCCACGACAAGAGCAAAAATTCGCATCTCATTTAAAAGCTATTAAGAGCAAGTTATTCATAGCGTTCCTGTTGGGCTTTAAagctttcatgcacaaattatgacTTTAATTTTTACACTTATttacactcatttaactcattggcagagctagacgtccaatttgttcGAACTGGGAAATGGAAATGTGTTTTATGTCAAGCTTTTCAGTgacactgaaaaatgagcattctGGCTCAgcactcccagtttaaatgaattgaattgacgtCAATGGCATGACATAAATACTATTTTTAACAATCTTGGGCCCATAACCATATtatatttctctttttattcatttaggtCATCAATGTAGCTGTAATGATACAgtattaatttataaatgcatttataaatatattaatataaaaatgtaccTACCCTAATGATTAATatattacattacatacatatattattaGTGCTATACAATATGACCTGTAATAGACCCATGGTCTtgagtttgtttttataaatgaccaaaaaatattAACTTACCTGATAAAGAGCTAATGGCCTTAGCAGTCAAATGTGATAGAGTATTTTATTGTGGTGTAGAGAAATTGTCTATTTTGATGATGAAAATATCCTGGAAAAAAACTGCAGGAAGTGTTTATTCTTGTGCTACCGATCAAGTGAAGATAATGTTGCTTGTTCGCAGCCATGCGTGAAACCAAGGAGGCCCTGGAGAACTCAAGCATGTCCTTGCAAGTGCTTCAGGAGGCCACGAGCAAGCTGGACTTAAACCTGAGCCTGTTGAGGGCCAATATCCAGCGTTCCCTCAACGACCCCGGTTGCCACGACGAGGCCTCAGACGCCACCTCGGCGCAACTTTGCCGGGGCATCCTTCAGTCGCTGGGACAACTGCACGTCAGCGCCAACTTCACCCGGGtaacataaataacaaaattccatccaaaattgtattcatttattgaaaaaccaaaacgGTCCCTTTTCCCCCTAATTTCATTAAGTACAATAAATAAGAACATCCGTGGAATCTCCATTTGGATGTGTCAGAACCTTTTAATAtaactatatttatttttgtttttttaacactttcagCTGCCCAATGTAAATGGTCAACTTCTAAAGATGAATGTCGTGTTGCAAACAGACCTCAATGCCGTCATCAACAAGGTACTGATGATGATATGATTTCGCAAAAACAGCCTAATAACAATGATTTGCCGATTTTACAAATGCGTTTTCTTCCCTATTTTAGGGTTATGCCTCCCTAAACGACACGCCTTACATGGTGATGGTACAGACTAGGAGTGTCGTCGACAGTAAGGCAAACCTTTTTATAAAATTTAATAACGAAATAACTTTTCTTTGATATGacaatttcttatttttatgtCTAATAAAActactttgtttgttttctaatCTAAACTATTTAAGGGGTGCAGAGTTTGGTGGACGACATTGGCGCGAACGTGGGAGAACTATCCAAAGCTTTCCCAGTCCAAACTTCTCTGTCCAACTTCACCATTTTCATCAGCCATGTCCACGCCAAAATCGAGGACCAGTACCCGGAAATTGACAAATTGGACTTCTACAGGTCAGAGAGCACATCCAACTcccataaaaaaaagatttttttactcCTTTTGCAAAAATCTCTGTTGGTTGtcattagttttaaaaaaaatacttcagttgcctgaaaataaacaggaagttacGAAAACCATACCGTTTTGACCCGTTAGtacccccaaaatcaataggaagtgatccAGAAATGCCATATTAATTTCTgcaaatgacaagaaaaaaaatgccagaatATTACAGCAAATGAACCATTAATCCTCCAAAACCACCATGAACTGTGTCATAAATGTACTTGATGTGATCCAAAATGAACTGGAGGTGACCCAGGCATTCCCCGGAATCATTGAAATGtgaaccaaaatcaacagaaactgACTGGTAAGTCCCTCATAGCTAACTAGGTTGCCTGGAAATGTCATAAAAGACACAATAAGTGACCAATGAACAAGGGAAAAGGGTGCTGAATGATTTATAATGTACAGCAAGCGACCGTAGAATGCTCAAAATGAAAAGGCAatggcccaaaaccaacaaaaatgaagaagaaataACCAAGAAGCAAATCCCCAGAAATTGAATTGTCTAATTTTAACTATATATTTCCGttccttttgttttgttgctgttttGCGTATGTGTCAGGTGGACAGGCTGCGTGGCTTTGTGCTGCATGCTTGTGCTGGTGCTGGCCTTCAACTACTTGGGCCTACTGTGTGGCACACTGGGATACGACAAGCACGCCTCCCCCACCACGCGAGGTTGCATCTCCAACACAGGAGGCACCATGCTCATGGCGTAAGTAGCACACCCCATCTGACTTCAAAAGTGATTTGATTAGTGGAGACCAAGGTATTCTTAACCCAAAAGGACCCACGGTGACACCACTGTCACAAACACTTTGAACACCAAAGTCTCCTATGAAGCTGGGTACTGATTCATAATCTCTATTTCAAGAAAAATGGCTATAGGCTCTTAAATAGTTCACTTCTGTGTTTattgattgtaatttttaaattattttatcatttatcatttcatttatattaataaatatatggtGTGTACACCATGTGGGCCACACTTTTCTATActaaatgttaatattatggCCAATATTACCCAAACAAAACAGttgaacttgcgtataaatgtgaaattacttaataaaaatccaaattatgaacgtgaaattacttagtaaaaatccaaattatattaagtaaaaaaaaaggttaataaatataaccttcccagcatacaattaaaactattaaacattttcaatcaagtaatactaagagacatattcaatattcttttttttcttctgaaaattgTTTCTGACAAAAGTAATGCTAGTTTTAATGGGCAAAAAACTGAACCAAATTGTTATTGGCTCATCCACAGGGGTGTGGGCTTCAGCTTCATCTTCTCTTGGGTTCTCATGGGCCTGCTGACTGCACTCTTCCTGGTCGGTGGGAACATGGAAAAGCTCATTTGCGAGCCCTACCACACCAAGGACCTCTTCAAGGCAAGTCCTCAAAGGGCACATTAAATCCCATCATGCTCCACTCATTCACATCATTCATCTCTTTCCGACCATTCTCCAGGTGGTAGACGCGCCGTACCTGGTGAACCCTGAGTGGAGAAACTTCATCCCTGGTTACCTGTACAATGACTCAGAACTCGACCTCACTGCAGAGAGTGTGTACAGGTAATGTGGGCTTtacaaattcacatttttaaattttattcaaatataCAGTACAAGGCTTTCTTCCATCTTTTGTGTGACTAAATATGCTCCCTGTATTTGTCCCTCTCAGTACTTGTGTATAGACAGTGGAATTTTTTGGGACTGCAAAGAGTTATGAGTGGTGTTGCTGCCTGACATCATTTGTTGTTTCCCAGTCTAGTTGCACTCCATTTTAACCTTTTAAAGTCACGCACATGACATAGCTGTGTAAACACAACTCACATTTACACTGTGCAGCATTTACATGCCGGCCGTTAATCCAAACTTCCCTTACAGTCAGATATTGTAGATTTTAATGCACTTATGATGACGATCACTGGGTGGCAGCAAATTCTTCTTCTAATGTCTCCCTTTTTTATGTGTCTCTCTGGGCagcacttgcaaggagaacagaGGCATCTACTCGGCTTTGCGTCTAGATAAAGTCTTCAACGTCTCCAATTTCCTCAATGCGACAGTGGTCAGTGAAAGCAACACAACTGTGTTTGTCTCTTTATCATATTAATTGACCATattcagggacagtggtcaaCTCCAGCGGACCTTTAATCCGTGATACCCGGATGCTGCATATGTCCATATCATGCATAGCGCCATAAcattattttaatgtaataattatattatttttattatattaaagGTAATATTTCCAATACCAATGTTAGTATCTCTTTAACACTAATGCACATTACTTTGCATTTGTTCATGAtggatttttcttctttttgccaGTTTACAAAGGAGGTCGCAACCCTTTTGAACAGCTTGAAAATCGACCTGCGAGGAATCATTTTGCTGGAAGCAGAAGGCAAGCAGAGCCTTCTGGATTTCTCTGAGGCGGGACTGTCAGAAACAAACTACGCAGACTACCTGGAAGAGGTGACGTATTCGCACAAACGCTCGAGGCAGTTCGTTAATAGATTTCAGTGTACAAAAAAAGCTCATGAAATCACCATCAAATTCTGCACTCAAAGCTCGAATGGACCTCTAAGTTAATGTGATGGAAAGGAAGCATCAAAATCCAATTTCTTTCCCGCAGGTCAACAAAGGCGTCACAGTGGTGGACTTGCTTTCATTTGCCAAAGAGCTGGAAGCCCAGACAGACC belongs to Stigmatopora argus isolate UIUO_Sarg chromosome 9, RoL_Sarg_1.0, whole genome shotgun sequence and includes:
- the prom1a gene encoding prominin-1-A isoform X10; this translates as MCRCCDNCGGEMHQRQRKNADCRRGLLGTLLFSTSLVITIGVVCAYAANQNLSAQVKNIRRLVNSNMRDMHTFANDTPRQIDYLSTQYITAKNQVLYDLENIGPLLGGRIRDSLDKEIQPALDSVLKMTGVKTDRAVKAMRETKEALENSSMSLQVLQEATSKLDLNLSLLRANIQRSLNDPGCHDEASDATSAQLCRGILQSLGQLHVSANFTRLPNVNGQLLKMNVVLQTDLNAVINKGYASLNDTPYMVMVQTRSVVDRVQSLVDDIGANVGELSKAFPVQTSLSNFTIFISHVHAKIEDQYPEIDKLDFYRWTGCVALCCMLVLVLAFNYLGLLCGTLGYDKHASPTTRGCISNTGGTMLMAGVGFSFIFSWVLMGLLTALFLVGGNMEKLICEPYHTKDLFKVVDAPYLVNPEWRNFIPGYLYNDSELDLTAESVYSTCKENRGIYSALRLDKVFNVSNFLNATVFTKEVATLLNSLKIDLRGIILLEAEGKQSLLDFSEAGLSETNYADYLEEVNKGVTVVDLLSFAKELEAQTDLMPRGFLQTSMKGHAATMRQIYSQQVVPMQQAMKYVKARSSLNQSMRFLERTASDLPNKVLAVLDAINAAQYLISNNATLLINRESVKYASTIVGYFQQYMEWVKTSLAMDVAQCKPFSNVLDTVEIFTCSFLVDSMNVFWMGLGCATLFLIPSIMLAIKLAKFYRRMDTEDVYDDMESGNNGYHSEPPQGILNPPVTSIPTYDTMNRFPRASAPPRHIDW